The following are from one region of the Epinephelus fuscoguttatus linkage group LG11, E.fuscoguttatus.final_Chr_v1 genome:
- the ttll2 gene encoding probable tubulin polyglutamylase TTLL2, protein MAAALVFRLHDRGPEVVREVLLERGWEEYDQEEQEEEDWNLYWRGSAFRNSEYHNLLPWQRLNHHPKTAGITRKDYLARNLRRMRATFGSSLYDFSPTAFILPNDYTRFLSEYNKLRLTKGPSVYWICKPVDLSRGRGIFIFEDIKDLVYDCPVIVQRYICNPLLISGYKFDLRIYACVKSFHPLTVYIHQEGLVRFATEKYNLSSLHNLYAHLTNTSINKFGPFYKTEKERVGQGCKWTMSKFRHFLHSQDINELLLWQRISNIVTLTLLTIASSVPSCPNCVELFGFDILIDVKFKPWLLEVNYSPALTLDCQADITVKKGLISDLIDLMNYTLIDSLREKAYQRQGYKQPCFDANHPSKLKETKFQKQRSGSQSSQILPLIKTHHQPKKMSLRRSRQHAFVAEYQRHLPPVDLNKIYATSSRIVNTTVNKTHTKKTLNMILGPHSRTNVSAVNRQTVPAPAPWLTDNRSLHVSEVTNHDNTETEAEIELSGETDVSSLIQDIPVNGVGLRCPAVSCKLPNIYSGNHRPVRMERSTALNGQHIPPLRVGDFIRTFPFNAATLRASQHELDVKIVIQELHKLTAQLATMGRKLKRKQAEIGGEEDFDSLLWGPKDPPLLSQCFKPT, encoded by the exons ATGGCTGCGGCCCTGGTGTTCAGACTACATGACAGAGGACCAGAGGTGGTGAGGGAGGTGCTTCTGGAGCGAGGATGGGAGGAATATGACCAAGAagaacaggaggaggaagactgGAACCTCTACTGGCGGGGCTCTGCATTTCGCAACTCAGAATATCACaacctgttgccatggcagcgCCTCAACCACCATCCCAAGACCGCTGGCATCACACGCAAG GATTACTTGGCACGCAACCTGAGGAGAATGAGAGCCACATTTGGTTCATCTCTTTATGACTTCAGTCCAACTGCCTTCATCCTCCCCAACGACTACACCCGATTCCTGTCTGAATACAACAAGCTGCGTCTGACCAAAGGACCATCAGTCTACTGGATTTGTAAGCCTGTGGATCTCTCCAGAGGCAGAGGGATCTTCATCTTTGAGGATATTAAGGACTTGGTTTATGACTGCCCCGTGATCGTACAGAGGTACATCTGTAACCCTCTGCTGATCTCCGGCTACAAGTTTGACCTGAGGATCTATGCGTGTGTAAAGAGCTTCCATCCGCTGACTGTTTACATCCATCAAGAAGGCCTGGTGCGCTTCGCCACTGAGAAGTACAACCTGTCATCTCTGCATAATCTGTACGCTCATCTCACCAACACCAGCATCAATAAGTTTGGCCCCTTCTACAAGACTGAGAAAGAGCGAGTGGGCCAAGGATGCAAGTGGACCATGAGCAAGTTTAGGCATTTTCTCCACAGCCAAGACATCAATGAGCTTCTTCTGTGGCAGAGAATCAGCAACATCGTCACTCTGACCCTCCTCACCATCGCTTCCTCTGTCCCCTCATGTCCAAACTGTGTGGAGCTGTTTGGCTTTGACATCCTGATTGACGTCAAGTTTAAACCTTGGCTGCTGGAGGTCAACTACAGCCCTGCATTGACTCTGGACTGCCAAGCAGATATTACTGTGAAGAAAGGGCTAATCAGCGATCTGATTGACTTGATGAACTATACATTGATTGACAGTTTGAGAGAGAAGGCTTATCAGAGACAAGGGTACAAGCAGCCTTGTTTTGATGCTAACCACCCCTCCAAGTTAAAAGAAACCAAATTTCAGAAGCAAAGGAGTGGTAGCCAGTCCTCTCAGATACTCCCTCTAATAAAAACTCATCACCAGCCTAAAAAGATGAGCCTAAGACGATCCAGACAACATGCTTTTGTAGCCGAATACCAAAGACATCTTCCCCCTGTTGACTTAAACAAGATATATGCCACCAGCAGCAGAATAGTTAACACCACAGTCAACAAAACCCACACCAAAAAGACCTTAAACATGATACTCGGCCCGCATTCAAGGACAAACGTGTCAGCTGTAAACAGACAGACGGTTCCAGCTCCTGCACCGTGGCTGACAGACAACAGGAGTCTCCATGTGTCTGAGGTTACAAACCATGACAACACTGAAACAGAAGCTGAGATAGAGCTCTCAGGAGAGACAGACGTTTCCTCTTTGATACAAGATATCCCGGTCAACGGGGTGGGACTCAGATGCCCGGCTGTGTCCTGCAAGCTCCCTAACATTTACAG TGGGAATCACAGACCAGTAAGGATGGAGAGATCCACAGCACTGAATGGACAACATATCCCTCCGCTCAGAGTTGGAGACTTCATTCGGACATTCCCTTTTAATGCGGCCACTCTGAGGGCCTCACAGCATGAACTGGATGTTAAGATAGTCATACAGGAGCTACACAAGCTCACTGCTCAGCTGGCTACAATGGGCAGGAAGTTGAAGAGAAAACAGGCGGAGATAGGTGGTGAGGAAGATTTTGATTCACTGTTGTGGGGGCCAAAGGACCCTCCGCTGCTCAGTCAATGCTTCAAACCCACTTGA
- the LOC125896634 gene encoding hatching enzyme 1.2-like, with the protein MMWLLVFICTLTVVGGVPVQPNQEATSHAPDNVTVTAMHAVPKPAKTQAGVVPLNGTHNVTSPAPGIVIPMLKPQQASAETLEELQEELIVQEGDMLIQEDRNAVMTLWAEATVPYIISYELADQEFNILTAFRMISDFTCIRFIPRTTELNYLEFKNGKGCASFVGCRGGAQAVYYARSCSVGNLCHEIIHALGLHHEHTRKDRDQYINVQWQSIIPGREKNFKMRSGNTLNLPYDLESIMHYGEYFFSLDGSPTMLSKYSGVQMGQRTHLSHLDIQRLNKLYHCDERMKSMHG; encoded by the exons ATGATGTGGCTTCTGGTCTTTATCTGCACGTTGACAG ttgttggtGGTGTCCCTGTACAGCCGAACCAGGAGGCCACCAGTCACGCCCCAG ATAATGTTACTGTCACTGCTATGCATGCTGTGCCGaagccagcaaaaacacaag CTGGTGTCGTCCCGTTAAATGGCACCCACAATGTGACTAGTCCTGCCCCAG GTATAGTCATCCCCATGCTTAAACCACAGCAAGCCAGCGCAGAAACCTTGGAAG AGCTACAAGAGGAATTGATTGTCCAAGAGGGagacatgctgattcag GAGGACAGGAACGCTGTAATGACCCTGTGGGCAGAAGCCACCGTGCCTTACATCATCAGTTATGAGCTGG CTGATCAAGAGTTTAACATCCTCACTGCCTTCAGGATGATATCAGATTTTACCTGCATTCGCTTCATACCACGCACCACGGAGCTGAACTACCTGGAGTTCAAGAATGGCAAAGG CTGTGCATCCTTTGTTGGTTGCCGAGGAGGAGCCCAGGCGGTGTATTACGCCCGCTCGTGCAGCGTGGGGAACCTTTGCCATGAGATCATTCATGCTCTGGGGCTGCATCATGAACACACCCGCAAGGACCGGGATCAATACATCAATGTGCAGTGGCAGAGCATCATCCCAG GCAGAGAAAAGAACTTCAAGATGAGAAGTGGAAACACTCTGAACCTGCCGTATGACCTCGAGTCCATAATGCACTACGGAGA GTATTTTTTCAGTCTAGATGGAAGTCCAACGATGTTGTCAAAGTACAGCGGAGTGCAGATGGGCCAGAGAACACATCTCAGCCACCTGGATATACAGAGACTGAACAAACTCTACCACTGCG ACGAGCGGATGAAATCGATGCATGGATGA